One part of the Methylobacterium mesophilicum SR1.6/6 genome encodes these proteins:
- a CDS encoding ABC transporter ATP-binding protein, protein MSATPAPAGRTLLEVNDLKKHFSLGGGLLGRQTRVLKAVDGLSFTVARGETLSLVGESGCGKSTVAKALMRLYAPTAGQVVLDGKRIDDLSAGTLRPLRRHIQMVFQDPFSSLNPRMRVRAILAEPIRNFGLARNAADLESRLASLMERVGLPREALGRFPHEFSGGQRQRIGIARALAAEPDLIICDEAVSALDVSVKAQIVNLLRDLQRELDLAMLFISHDLAIVEHMTHRVAVMYLGKIVEIGPRRDIFLAPKHPYTQALLSAVPIPEPGAGRTRIVLKGDVPSPINPPSGCRFHTRCPHAFDRCRTEVPALDPVGAGHLAACHLNDAVARAA, encoded by the coding sequence ATGAGCGCCACGCCCGCACCCGCCGGCCGCACCCTGCTGGAGGTCAACGACCTCAAGAAGCATTTTTCCCTCGGCGGCGGCCTGCTCGGCCGGCAGACCCGGGTGCTCAAGGCGGTGGACGGCCTGTCCTTCACGGTCGCCCGCGGCGAGACCCTGTCGCTCGTCGGCGAGTCCGGCTGCGGCAAGTCCACCGTCGCCAAGGCGCTGATGCGGCTCTACGCCCCCACCGCCGGCCAGGTGGTGCTCGACGGGAAGCGCATCGACGACCTCTCGGCCGGGACGCTCCGGCCCCTGCGGCGCCACATCCAGATGGTGTTCCAGGACCCGTTCTCGTCGCTCAATCCGCGGATGCGGGTTCGGGCGATCCTGGCCGAGCCGATCCGCAATTTCGGGCTGGCCCGCAACGCCGCCGATCTGGAGAGTCGGCTGGCCAGCCTGATGGAGCGGGTCGGCCTGCCGCGCGAGGCGCTCGGGCGCTTCCCGCACGAGTTCTCGGGCGGCCAGCGCCAGCGCATCGGCATCGCCCGGGCGCTCGCCGCCGAGCCGGACCTGATCATCTGCGACGAGGCCGTCTCGGCGCTCGACGTCTCGGTCAAGGCGCAGATCGTCAATCTGCTGCGCGACCTGCAGCGCGAGCTCGACCTCGCGATGCTGTTCATCTCGCACGACCTCGCCATCGTCGAGCACATGACCCACCGGGTGGCGGTGATGTATCTCGGCAAGATCGTCGAGATCGGTCCGCGCCGGGACATCTTCCTGGCGCCGAAGCATCCCTACACCCAGGCCCTGCTCTCGGCGGTGCCGATCCCCGAGCCCGGGGCCGGGCGCACCCGGATCGTGCTCAAGGGGGACGTGCCGAGCCCGATCAACCCGCCGTCGGGCTGCCGCTTCCACACCCGCTGCCCGCACGCCTTCGACCGCTGCCGGACCGAGGTGCCGGCGCTGGATCCTGTGGGCGCCGGCCACCTTGCCGCCTGCCACCTCAACGACGCGGTCGCTCGGGCGGCATGA
- a CDS encoding ABC transporter ATP-binding protein, which translates to MSTGVSGTPLLSIENLQVHFRTPDGVNRAVDGVSFAIQSGETLAIVGESGCGKSVTSMSILRLLPEPPARIAGAIKFEGRNLLDLPNSAMRKIRGNDISVIFQEPMTSLNPVLTVGRQIGETLRLHQGLGRREAEARAVEMLTLVGIPEPKRRVREYPHQLSGGMRQRVMIAIALACSPKLLIADEPTTALDVTIQAQILDLMRDLKARVGAAIMLITHDLGVVAEVADRVVVMYAGRKVEEAPVRDLFRAPRHPYTRGLMGAVPKLGAVEHGADARLAEIPGMVPSLKGRIEGCVFAGRCPEVTDLCRAYAPALEPKAPGHLAACHYAPKDALAA; encoded by the coding sequence ATGAGCACCGGCGTGAGCGGCACCCCCCTCCTGTCGATCGAGAACCTGCAGGTCCATTTCCGCACCCCCGACGGGGTGAACCGGGCGGTGGACGGGGTCTCGTTCGCGATCCAGTCGGGCGAGACCCTGGCGATCGTGGGCGAGTCCGGCTGCGGCAAGTCGGTGACCTCGATGTCGATCCTGCGGCTCCTGCCCGAGCCGCCGGCCCGCATCGCCGGCGCCATCAAGTTCGAGGGCAGGAACCTCCTCGACCTGCCCAACAGCGCCATGCGCAAGATCCGCGGCAACGACATCAGCGTGATCTTCCAGGAGCCGATGACCTCGCTGAACCCGGTGCTGACGGTCGGCCGCCAGATCGGCGAGACCCTGCGCCTGCACCAGGGCCTCGGCCGGCGCGAGGCCGAGGCGCGGGCCGTGGAGATGCTGACGCTGGTCGGCATCCCCGAGCCGAAGCGCCGGGTGCGGGAATACCCGCACCAGCTCTCCGGCGGCATGCGCCAGCGGGTGATGATCGCCATCGCGCTCGCCTGCTCGCCCAAGCTCCTGATCGCCGACGAGCCGACCACGGCGCTGGACGTGACCATCCAGGCCCAGATCCTCGACCTGATGCGCGACCTGAAGGCCCGGGTCGGCGCCGCCATCATGCTGATCACCCACGATCTCGGCGTGGTGGCCGAGGTCGCCGACCGGGTGGTGGTGATGTATGCCGGCCGCAAGGTCGAGGAGGCGCCGGTCCGCGACCTGTTCCGGGCGCCGCGCCACCCCTACACCCGCGGCCTGATGGGGGCGGTACCGAAGCTCGGCGCGGTCGAGCACGGGGCCGACGCGCGGCTCGCCGAGATCCCCGGCATGGTGCCGAGCCTGAAGGGCCGGATCGAGGGCTGCGTCTTCGCCGGGCGCTGCCCGGAGGTCACCGACCTGTGCCGCGCCTACGCCCCGGCCCTGGAGCCGAAGGCGCCGGGCCACCTCGCCGCCTGCCACTACGCGCCGAAGGACGCCCTCGCGGCATGA
- a CDS encoding ABC transporter permease translates to MTAKAAPPPGLAVAAPLPDVIPARKRRGPVWTYVRRNPTIVVGGVLLLIVFLMAVLAPYLGTVDPTALAPAKRTRVPSAQYWFGTDMLGRDVYSRVVYGARVSLLVGFSVAFLASVAGLAVGLVSGMVRWLDGIVMRVVDGMMSIPPILLAIALMALTRGSVQNVIIAITIAEIPRVARLVRGVVLSLREQPYVEAAVTTGTRMPAIIWRHILPNTLAPMTVQATYICASAMITEAILSFIGAGVPPSTPSWGNIMAEGRALWQVKFYIILFPAIFLSMTVLAVNLVGDGLRDALDPRMAKDV, encoded by the coding sequence GTGACCGCCAAGGCAGCACCGCCGCCCGGCCTCGCCGTCGCGGCGCCGCTGCCGGACGTCATCCCGGCCCGCAAGCGCCGCGGCCCGGTCTGGACCTACGTGCGCCGCAACCCCACCATCGTGGTCGGCGGCGTGCTGCTCCTCATCGTCTTCCTGATGGCGGTGCTGGCTCCCTATCTCGGCACCGTCGACCCGACCGCCCTGGCGCCCGCCAAGCGCACCCGGGTGCCGTCCGCGCAATACTGGTTCGGCACCGACATGCTCGGCCGCGACGTCTACTCGCGGGTGGTCTACGGGGCGCGGGTCTCGCTGCTGGTGGGCTTCTCGGTGGCGTTCCTCGCCTCGGTCGCCGGGCTGGCGGTCGGGCTCGTCTCCGGCATGGTGCGCTGGCTCGACGGGATCGTCATGCGGGTCGTCGACGGCATGATGTCGATCCCGCCGATCCTGCTCGCCATCGCGCTGATGGCGCTGACCCGCGGCTCGGTCCAGAACGTCATCATCGCCATCACCATCGCGGAGATCCCCCGCGTCGCCCGCCTCGTGCGCGGCGTGGTGCTGTCGCTGCGCGAACAACCCTACGTCGAGGCGGCCGTGACCACCGGCACCCGGATGCCGGCGATCATCTGGCGCCACATCCTGCCCAACACGCTGGCGCCCATGACCGTGCAGGCGACCTACATCTGCGCCTCCGCGATGATCACGGAGGCGATCCTGTCGTTCATCGGCGCGGGCGTCCCGCCCTCGACGCCGTCTTGGGGCAACATCATGGCCGAGGGCCGGGCGCTCTGGCAGGTGAAGTTCTACATCATCCTGTTCCCGGCCATCTTCCTCTCGATGACGGTGCTCGCCGTGAACCTCGTCGGCGACGGCCTGCGCGACGCCCTCGATCCCCGCATGGCCAAGGACGTCTGA
- a CDS encoding ABC transporter permease: MLGYIGRRILATIPVMAVVGLFVFSLLYFAPGDPAAIIAGDQATPDDVARIRATLGLDRPFLVRFWEWSWQILHGDLGTSIFTNLPVTTMIGQRVQPTVSLMLVTLVFAIVVAVPLGVVAAWKAGSLIDRLVMGLAVTGFSVPVFVVGYILAYVFALELGWLPVQGYTPIEQGLWPWLSNLILPAVTLGLVYIALIARVTRATMLDVLSQDYVRTARAKGLSQGPVLFVHALKNAAVPIVTVIGIGIALLIGGAVVTETVFAIPGLGRLTVDAILRRDYPVIQGVVLLFSFVYVLVNLAIDLFYTVLDPRIRY; this comes from the coding sequence ATGCTCGGCTATATCGGCAGGCGCATCCTCGCCACCATCCCGGTCATGGCGGTGGTCGGGCTGTTCGTCTTCAGCCTCCTCTATTTCGCCCCCGGCGACCCGGCGGCGATCATCGCGGGCGACCAGGCGACGCCCGACGACGTCGCCCGCATCCGCGCCACGCTCGGCCTCGACCGGCCGTTCCTGGTGCGGTTCTGGGAATGGTCCTGGCAGATCCTCCACGGGGATCTCGGCACCTCGATCTTCACCAACCTGCCGGTCACCACCATGATCGGCCAGCGGGTGCAGCCCACCGTCTCGCTGATGCTCGTCACCCTGGTCTTCGCCATCGTGGTGGCGGTGCCGCTGGGCGTCGTCGCCGCCTGGAAGGCCGGCAGCCTGATCGACCGCCTCGTCATGGGGCTCGCCGTGACGGGCTTCTCGGTGCCGGTCTTCGTGGTCGGCTACATCCTGGCCTACGTCTTCGCCCTCGAACTCGGCTGGCTGCCCGTCCAGGGCTATACGCCGATCGAGCAGGGGCTCTGGCCCTGGCTGTCCAACCTGATCCTGCCGGCGGTGACGCTCGGCCTCGTCTACATCGCGCTGATCGCCCGGGTGACGCGGGCCACCATGCTCGACGTGCTGAGCCAGGATTACGTGCGCACCGCCCGGGCCAAGGGGCTGTCGCAGGGGCCGGTCCTGTTCGTCCACGCCCTCAAGAACGCCGCGGTGCCGATCGTCACCGTCATCGGCATCGGCATCGCCCTGCTGATCGGCGGCGCGGTGGTGACCGAGACGGTCTTCGCCATCCCCGGCCTCGGGCGCCTCACCGTCGACGCGATCCTGCGGCGCGACTACCCGGTCATCCAGGGCGTCGTGCTGCTGTTCAGCTTCGTCTACGTGCTCGTGAACCTCGCCATCGACCTCTTCTACACCGTGCTCGACCCGAGGATCCGCTATTGA